Within the Phaseolus vulgaris cultivar G19833 chromosome 9, P. vulgaris v2.0, whole genome shotgun sequence genome, the region GATACGAAAAGACGCAAGATCCATGTGGGTGTGGTTTTGACAATATTTCTTTAGAATTATTATTGAATCAAATTAAATGTACTATATTTTTTCCACAGataagataaataatatattgtgAAACTTCCTACAAAATAATTGTCGTACATTGTATATAGTCAAATCAACAATCGTATCCTTGTTCATAACTCAGTGCTTCATAGCTGTTTTTATACTATACCAAATAGATTCATTCCTCAACAATTTAATCTAATTAGTCAAGGATAATAAGTCATTTCATTTCATTGTAATAAAAGGAAAGTCATTTCATGTATTTAGATTGATTCCTACAGTATATTTGCATGTGATTTCTTAAAGACAAGTCCTTTCACCATTCATGAATCATTGATATAACTTAGTGATCCTGTGTATAATTTTGATAGTAttcttaaataagttttaagttttttcataaattttgatatttttaatttatttattttattcgaTTGAGTGTTCAAATTTTGTATATTGTTCAATAGTGTTGGTATTACTTTGTTTCGTCATTACTTATTAGGAATGAAATATACTGATGTATTGAACAAGAAGAAAAGATTACGAACACACATTCCATtagttaataattattaaataaaatttaatgagATTAGGGAACACCTTACTAAAcaaatataatgataaaaaaataataaataaataaataaaatgaagttAAAATACCTTGATTAAACCAATATaagtataaaattaataattaaaaataaaatgagatcAGAAACCTCactcaataaatatttataaaataaataaatagatgtACAAAATAAGATTAGGGACAACTCATCAATGAAAATACTAAAATGagacttttctttttctttttctttttctcatcaataaaaaatactaatataatCATTAGTCACATGCCCCTTTAATacaattaaatttcataacCAGAAAATCCCTCCCAATAATACTtctcatttcattattaaaattcATAGTATTCAAAACGAACTATCTGACCATTCAAATCCCAATTCACTAATAACCTAACCACACTTTAACCCAAAATAATGCATCTTAAGGCTTTAACTCTTTAAGGTTTCATTCTCACAATtgtcaattatttttaaagtcatatagtaataaattaaattcctttaccttatttatttacttttaaagGAATTGACCAAAGACCGCAAAAATTTATTAAAGGAAGAAAATTAGTCACTTGTGCCTCGAATCTTTCCCACAAACTAAACACATTATTACAATCATAGTTTAGTAGATATTAATCACTTAAATATAAGAGGCGATAAACAAAATCCCTACCAACATAGTTTAAAAACAAGGAACATTAAatctaaagaaaaaataaaaacttgctaaaaaacaaaattttaataaaaaaagttcgTTTTATATCATAGATGTAAAATATTCATTCCTATTGAacttaatttttcttctttaaatttacataaaaatatttacaaatattatttcatattactgtcaaatatttatttatttattttattacatagTTATGGAAGCCGCGAAGTTTCCATTAAAACATCCTGTTAGTTTTATTCTTTCTCaaactaataatttattgtttaacTCTTAGTTTTTAAAAGTTAAGTTGCTTGAATAATTTCAATTTCTGTTTAatcaaaaatacatttttccgttcaaaattagaagaaatatcttctctctctatttttttactattaaatTCTCATTTTGTAAAGATATTCATTTTCATcaaattaatcattttttttatatatttcaaggAATTGCTGCACTCAAAATTTCCATCCCATTTATTTAAGTAAACTAAATTTATTTGATGACTATATGTGTATGCAATTAGTAAGAATTGagttaaacaattttaaatatttaggaGATTAAGTTAGAGTGAACTTTAACAGAGAATCAAAATCACGAGCTGGTTATGGAAAGATAAAAAAAGCAACTACATGTCAACACTCCTTAAATTTTATTCTGAATGGCATCGTTCTTAAATTGTTCATCCTATACAAATATTCATAGtatatttatataacaaaaTACAAATATGTATTTTCTGCTAATAAAGCTTTTAATGTCTTATATTATAATCGGGAGCAAGTGTAAGGTGAAAGCAAAAGATATTGTATATAATTGTATTAAATCTGAAAAGGTGTTTGTATACCTGCTGTCTAAAAAGTGTTAATACCCAGTcctaaaaaacataaaataacattttagtaagacaacatttaatttattatccCTTAAAAATATGACATTAATTTTactcaaattttgtttatttttaaaagaaattaaaacaaaataataaattcataACCATCCAATAGTATTAGTACTCACCACAAGTGAGTTCAGAGGAGAACGAAGCGCGTGGATTAAGGGTTGTGTTAATGCAACACTTCCCTGACAGAGTATTGACACCACGGTTCTGATTGGCGCATGGCTTGCCACGTAAGCTTCAAAACGCGTCACCCGTAATCCAATACTACGCGCAGTTGACCGCTTGGAATAACATTAATCTCTGCAAGAAAACTTTAAACAATgaactttataaattattattactgCTATAGATTCAGTTTCTTTACTAAATTACTGTGTCGTGGATAATTGACAAATTTAGATCTGAGTCCCTAAGTTGCAGGGTATCTGTAAACAACTGAGCAATGGCGAAGGACATCAACCTAAGCTCTGGAACCCGAAATCCTCTGCTCTTGTTCTTATGTGTCACCACTCTTATGCTCCTTCGAACCGAGGCTATATGGTTAACCATCCCAAGTAAGGGAACTAAGTGCATGTCCGAGGAAATCCAGGCGCACGTCGTCGTTTTAGCAGATTACTACGTTGTAGCGGATGATGTCAAGGGTCACCAGCCTCAAACCGTTTCTGCCAAGGTTATATACATGCTTATGCTGGTCAAGAGTCcgtttattgaattttgttgtCACTGATTTGTTACTATTCACATACCCAGTTTTAGTTCCTTGACAAATTTAGGGCTTGATTAGTAATAGTAGATTTCTTCCTTTATTGAAATTGAATGTTGTGAACTACGGTTTTAATTAACTCATAGTACAATAAGATGCTAGAGTAGTAGTGTTCATATGATCAACTAATTTTAGATTATGACTCTTCTTTTTCCCAGGTGACATCCCCTTATGGAAATAATCTTCACCATAATGAAAATGTTACCCATGGTCAGTTTGCATTTACAACTACCGAGAGTGGGAACTATGTGGCGTGCTTTTGGGTGGATACCAAACATCAAGAAAGTGGAGGAGAGACCACAATCAGCCTTGAATGGAAAACTGGAATCGCTGCCAAAGATTGGGACTCTGttgcaagaaaagaaaagatagAGGTGATACATAAATGCAGGTTAAACTATTCAATGTGTCCCTTAACTCCATTTGAAGTTTAAGCTGAACAGGAGCAAATTGTACATTTGAGTCCTACAATTTTTTGTACTGGTTTATCACTCACAGACAAAGCTTTTGTAGCAGTTTTTTatagtcatttttttttatgatattagCTTTATGGACCAAAACTTAACTTTTAAGTGTGTGTATAAAACTTACATGTTTGTTTCTGAAGGAAAGACTAGAAATAGAAATAACTAAGGAAACTAATTGAATAGTTTAACCTTAATGAATTAAAGGTTTCATTCATTCTCTATCATTGTCTTTGTAATATGTACTATGCATTTTTATTTGTACCAAAGTGTTTAATTTTGATTACATACGTATTCTTTTCGTATTCTTGTTGGACATTGGTTTTAGGGTGTTGAACTTGAGCTAAGGAAACTTGAAGGAGCTGTGGAAGCCATCCGGGACAACCTAATTTATTTGAAGAATAGGTAAATCTCTTCTATTCATACTTGATTTCAGTTGTATTTAGTAGGATGCTATCTTTTTGTATGAGGCCTTATGATAGGTTCTTCGAAATAGCTGCAGTATGTAACAAAGATGGTGATGTGCGACTAACATAACCCGCTATAAAATCATTGCGAAGCATTCTTTATGTTGATTAATACATTTCAAAActtattttttctcttctcttgGACATTGATAcagggaagaggagatgagGGAGGTTAGTGAAACAACAAATGCTAGAGTGGCTTGGTTCAGTATCTTATCTCTTGGCCTCTGCATCTGTGTTTCGGGGTTGCAGCTGTGGTACCTGAAGCGCTTCTTTCGGAAGAAGAAGCTCATATAGATTTTGCTTTCTTGTGACACTTACCCACAGCAAATTGTTTTCTCAAGTTTTGGAGATGACTCCATCATTGTATAGTTTTTCTTCTTGTGAATCCCTTCATGTGTCATTGGGGTTTGTGGGTTGCCCCTGCAAGGGCTATGCAGAAAATGGAGAGTGTGGTTCTTTCTTTCTTGAAGCTAATCGAATGATGGTAACTGGTTTTGGTAATTGAGCATCTATATATGAATTCCTTCAACATTTTGTCAATTGGAAAAAAACATTCACGGTTAAAAGTATTTGTTGCAAATGATTTCTCCTAAAAGGATAGACTTCAATCTAAGCAAATGTTTTGAGTAGAGCATTTGTTATGAATGAAATGAAACAACAAATGTGTAGAGAGCTGTGGGTGAAATATTTCTTTGTGCCCATGATGTATTAATTGtactaatttttctttttttaaatattaattgtaAGAAGTTCAAGATATTCAAGGTGATTTAATTCAATATTTACACTACTGAAGTGTTGCTTGTACTAGTATATAAGCAATATAGTTACAAGTTAATTTATTAgttaatttatttgtatttgctTATTATATTATTACTCGAAGCAGCATACCTAAGGAGAGTTATTTATGcttattattcaaaataatatttttaagttgaATTTTACAAACAAGTTAAAGTTGTATTCTAAGAATGAGTTTGTTAGGAGAAAAAAATATGTGaagttatatatatagtaaattcTTTCGTGAGGTTAAAGTTGCTTAGTAATTCAATTAAATCACATTAAATTTTCGTGCTGCCTTCTTTTGAGTGATAGACTCTTTACATAGTAGATTGAGAGTACCTTTTTCATATACGCAATCagtaaaacaatttatttacataatagTGTTAAATAAACTCAGCATAATCttttaataactttaatatGATCTAACATGAAAACATTATAGCATTGACTGGGAACGATGGGTTCACATACCAGCAGTCACATTTGGAATTGAAATTGCTGTTTGATGGGTTCTTATAGCAGTCACATTTATAATTGAAATTGCTGtttaatgaagaagaaaaaaaaagacaaagttGTGGTTAAAATCAATTTAAGACTTTACTAGTAATAACTAAGACTTTATTAGTACTAACTTGGTCGTAGACAAGgtaataaatttaaagattAAACACACGGGAACATAAAATCATGCTGTTTAGTTGGATAAACAggtttaagaaaatattatcaTAAGAGAAAATAAGTTATACAGGAATggtgtaaatattttaaaaattagatcTAGTATGATTTCTAACTAGTTAACagtgaaaaaaattaagaaatta harbors:
- the LOC137820937 gene encoding transmembrane emp24 domain-containing protein p24delta5-like; this encodes MAKDINLSSGTRNPLLLFLCVTTLMLLRTEAIWLTIPSKGTKCMSEEIQAHVVVLADYYVVADDVKGHQPQTVSAKVTSPYGNNLHHNENVTHGQFAFTTTESGNYVACFWVDTKHQESGGETTISLEWKTGIAAKDWDSVARKEKIEGVELELRKLEGAVEAIRDNLIYLKNREEEMREVSETTNARVAWFSILSLGLCICVSGLQLWYLKRFFRKKKLI